Proteins found in one Vicia villosa cultivar HV-30 ecotype Madison, WI unplaced genomic scaffold, Vvil1.0 ctg.000232F_1_1_3, whole genome shotgun sequence genomic segment:
- the LOC131625617 gene encoding protein DETOXIFICATION 43-like: protein MMNDTFRYIMATLLLFILMRKVDLVPPSMKDLQIFRFLKNGGLLLARVIAVTFCVTLSASLAARLGPIPMAAFQTCLQVWMTSSLLADGLAVAIQAILACSFAEKDYVKVTTAATRTLQMSFVLGVGLSLLVGGGLYFGAGVFSKDVAVIHLIRLGLPFVAATQPINSLAFVFDGVNYGASDFAYSAYSLVLVSLASVTSLFFLYKTKGFIGIWIALTIYMSLRMFAGVWRMGTGTGPWRFLRGHSLS from the exons GAAAAGTCGACCTCGTACCTCCAAGCATGAAGGATTTGCAAATTTTCAGGTTTCTTAAAAATG GTGGTCTGCTCTTGGCCCGAGTTATAGCAGTAACATTCTGTGTGACCTTATCAGCCTCATTAGCAGCGCGGTTAGGTCCGATTCCAATGGCCGCATTCCAAACTTGCCTCCAAGTTTGGATGACATCTTCCCTTCTCGCTGACGGTTTAGCTGTTGCAATACAG GCAATTCTAGCATGTTCATTTGCTGAGAAAGACTACGTTAAAGTGACTACTGCTGCAACAAGAACGCTACAAATGAGTTTCGTTTTAGGAGTTGGACTTTCTCTGTTAGTCGGAGGTGGATTATACTTCGGAGCCGGAGTATTTTCCAAAGACGTCGCAGTTATTCACCTAATCAGACTAGGCCTCCCG TTTGTTGCTGCTACGCAACCGATCAATTCGTTAGCCTTTGTCTTCGATGGTGTGAACTATGGAGCTTCTGATTTTGCTTACTCTGCATATTCCTTG GTCTTGGTCTCATTAGCAAGTGTTACTTCTTTATTCTTTCTCTACAAGACTAAGGGTTTCATCGGTATCTGGATCGCATTAACCATCTATATGAGTCTTCGCATGTTCGCTGGTGTATGGAG GATGGGAACGGGAACAGGACCTTGGCGTTTTCTGAGAGGCCATTCGTTGTCTTGA